Genomic DNA from Pseudomonas sp. CCC3.1:
TGCAGCAGCGCCTTGCCCGCATCATCCAATGCGGCAAAACTGCTGCTGCTAATCAAGGCAGCAAATATCCCAAAAGCTATTGCGTGAGGGCGCGCTGGCATTTCATCTCCCACATCGGTTGCAACTTCCCGTCATCAAGGAAGTGGTAGCGGTTATCCATATAGCCCAGCGAAAACAGGCTCAGTACAAAAAAGTAATACGGCGGCTGCGCAATCTTGACCGCTTCAGGCGTCAGGGTTTGCGCCATCAGTTGCTCGACCCGCAAGGCTTCTTGCTGTTGCTGTTTCGTTTTGCCCAAGGCGTTGAAGTACGGGAGCAGCGCAGCGGAAAAACCAAACGGCCCTACCCCGCTACGCTCACCACTCACGACCTGAACTTTTTCCGGTGGTACGCCATCTTCGATGGTGGCTTGCAGCATGCCGCCCAGGTTGTCGAGCATAGGTTTACGCAGGCGGTCGCGGGCAGGCATCAAACCGACCCACATATAGGTGCGGATCGCGTCGTAACTGCCCAGGTCGCCCTTGGTCGGATCAACAATAAATTCGCCGGTTTTAGGCCCGGTAGCCCGATAAGTGACCCAATCCGCAACAAAACCGTTGTGAGAAACGGCTTTGATCAAAGTCGCGGTATTTTTCGCTATCTGCGCCCACGGCCCTTTGGGATCGACTTCAGCAAAACGCCGCAGTATCGGGATCGGCATGTAACTGGGGTTGAGTTGCCATTGATCTGGCGTGGTCAGGTCCGGCTTGATAAAGCCAAACTTGCCCGGCATCAGCATCTTGCCTAAACCCGGCAACGTGGCGACTTCCTGCTCCGCGACATTGCGCAGAAGATGCCGCCCCGCCTCTATGTAGTCGGGGCGATGCCACAGACGCCCGGCTTCAAGTAACGCGTAGGCAAACCACAAGTCGCCATCAGACGCCGAGTTGCTGTCCAGCAAGACCCACTCGCCTTTCTCGTCCAACCCCCAGAACCAGCCGGGCAAGTGCGTCTTGATGTCACCTTGCGCCAAGTTGTTCTCGCTCCAGCGCCAGAGTTTTTCGAAGGTCTCGCGGTCGTTGGCCACCAACGCAAAAAACATCGCGTACGACTGCCCCTCTGAAGAACTGTGACGCTGTGGCGTGCTGGCATCCATGACACGGCCGTCC
This window encodes:
- the bcsZ gene encoding cellulose synthase complex periplasmic endoglucanase BcsZ, whose product is MTRVKGVPIRLQGLALLALLLSWLLPVTARADSCNASPWPLWQTFVEHFVQPDGRVMDASTPQRHSSSEGQSYAMFFALVANDRETFEKLWRWSENNLAQGDIKTHLPGWFWGLDEKGEWVLLDSNSASDGDLWFAYALLEAGRLWHRPDYIEAGRHLLRNVAEQEVATLPGLGKMLMPGKFGFIKPDLTTPDQWQLNPSYMPIPILRRFAEVDPKGPWAQIAKNTATLIKAVSHNGFVADWVTYRATGPKTGEFIVDPTKGDLGSYDAIRTYMWVGLMPARDRLRKPMLDNLGGMLQATIEDGVPPEKVQVVSGERSGVGPFGFSAALLPYFNALGKTKQQQQEALRVEQLMAQTLTPEAVKIAQPPYYFFVLSLFSLGYMDNRYHFLDDGKLQPMWEMKCQRALTQ